Sequence from the Acidobacteriota bacterium genome:
GAGATGGTGATGCCCGGCGACCGCCTGGAGGTGGTGGGCGAGTTGCAGAAGCCGATCGCGATGGACAAGGGGCTTCGCTTCGCGATTCGTGAGGGTGGCCGCACCGTGGGTGCCGGCACCATCACCGAGATCATCGAGTAGGGGCGATTTCGCCGAGATGGATTCCGCTTCGGCGCGCCGCCCCGGCGGGTGGCCCCTGACGCGAGGACGCAGACGATGACTTCAGACAAGATTCGGATTCGACTCAAGGCTTACGATCACCGAATCCTCGACCAGTCGACCACCGAGATCGTCGATACGGCGCGGCGCACCGGCGCGACCGTGGCGGGCCCGATTCCCCTGCCCACCATGCGGAGCGTCTACACCGTTCTGCGTTCACCGCATGTCGACAAGAAATCCCGCGAGCAGTTCGAGATCCGCACGCACAAGCGGCTGCTCGACAT
This genomic interval carries:
- the rpsJ gene encoding 30S ribosomal protein S10; its protein translation is MTSDKIRIRLKAYDHRILDQSTTEIVDTARRTGATVAGPIPLPTMRSVYTVLRSPHVDKKSREQFEIRTHKRLLDILDPTPETVDALMKLDLPAGVDVEIKAYGT
- the tuf gene encoding elongation factor Tu (EF-Tu; promotes GTP-dependent binding of aminoacyl-tRNA to the A-site of ribosomes during protein biosynthesis; when the tRNA anticodon matches the mRNA codon, GTP hydrolysis results; the inactive EF-Tu-GDP leaves the ribosome and release of GDP is promoted by elongation factor Ts; many prokaryotes have two copies of the gene encoding EF-Tu), with the protein product EMVMPGDRLEVVGELQKPIAMDKGLRFAIREGGRTVGAGTITEIIE